In the genome of Candidatus Ornithobacterium hominis, the window CTTTGGTGTGCGTCAAGTATTGGGCTAAAATGAAATTCAAACGCGCTTGTTGCTTTTTATTTCTAGTTGCATCGATGGCCAATTTCATATTTTCGATGGCAGAAGATTCATCCCCAGCTAAAAATTGAGACTGAGCTAAGTGCTTAAAAACTTGAGCTTTAAGTTTTTTGTTTAAATCCTTTTGAGCTAATTCGGCTAATTTTTCTAAGGCTTCAGCATCATTTTGAGACTGCTGTAAAGCTAAAGCTTCGAAAAAAATAGCTTGATGATGATGCTTGTCAAAAGGCAGTTTTTGCACCTCTCTTAGCGCTTCCAGAGCTTGCATAGATTTTCCTTGGTAATACCTTGCTTGCCCCAGCATCAAGTAGGCACGAGCCATCAGTCGGTTTCTTTCTTTTCCACGAATTAGCATAGAGTGCTCAGCGATGGCTTTTAGTGCTTTTTCTTCTGCTTTTTCAAAGCCAGTTTTTGCATTTTTTTCTTCTTGCTTATTTTCACCAAGGTTAAAAACTTGAGAAAACATATTGATTCCCTTACCTGGTTGATAACTAATGACTTCAGAATCATTATTTTCTTTAAATTCTGAGAGAGGGTCAACGTTCAGTATTTCAAAGTAATTGTCCTGATGACTGGATTCCAGTTCTTTTAATTTTTGATTGATGGCTTCTTGGCCATTGAAAAGTGTATTGAACCACGCCGTGAGATTATGATAATAGCGGTTTTTGAGGCTGTCTTTTTTTGTAGAGCATCCTGCCAAAAAAAACAGTAAAAAAACGAATCCGATTGATTTTATTTTACTCATAAGCATTGCAAAATTACAATTTAAAAGCTTTATATTCATAAATAAAAAATATAGAAATTACTCAGATTATTTTTAAATCGGATTTAGATTCAGATATTTGCACACTATAGCAATGGAAAAAAGAAATCAAAAAAGATTAGACAAAAAAATGCTGAGTCATTACCAGCTTCAACTGCTGGATGATGAAGATAAGCGCTCGGTATTTCTCATTAAACTTACACCGCTCAATAGTTTGCTATTTTTCACTTTTTTTATGATTTTGATTACCACTTTGATTTTTTTGGGTTTAAAGTATTCGCCTTTGAAAGAGTATTTCATTTCCCCAACTATAGAAAACCAAGCTGCGTATAAAAATCAACTTCTGAAATTAAATGAAAGAATTCTGGAGCTTGAGAATAATTTAGAAGCCAATGAGCTTTATATAAAAAGTATACAAGCTGTAGTGAGTGGCAATATCAAAGCAGAAAAGGTAGACAGCCTCGTGGTCAATAAATTCCATCTAAATCCCGATTCAGAATTATTCAAACCGAGCGAAGAAGACTCGTTGTTCAGAATTCAGATAGAAAAAGAAGAAATGGAAGCGATGAAGGCATCTAAAAACACAGTGCCTGATGCGAAATATTTCACGCCTGTAAAAGGCTTTGTGACTGGGAAATTTGACTTGACCGAAAAACATTTGGCCGTAGACATTAGCGCTGGCGAAGGCGACGTTATAAAATCTATTGCAGATGGCGATGTGCTTTTCTCTAACTGGACGCCAGATGCTGGCTATACGCTCATCATACGGCATGCTAACGATATTATCTCAATGTATAAACATTGTGCTAAAGTCTATAAAAAACAGGGCGATATGGTAAAAAAGGGTGAAGCCATAGCACAGGTAGGAAATACAGGAGAATTGACTACTGGCCCTCATTTACATTTTGAGCTGTGGGTGCAGGGAAAAGCAGTAGACCCAGAGGAATACATTGATTTTTAAACTCAAAAAAATGCTTAAGAAATTTATTGCAAAAATTTTTGCACGATATATTGTTCTGCAAGAAAAAAAGTGGATGGCGCATCCTGTTGAAGCTCAAGAAAAAGTTTTTGCAGAAATCATAAGAAAAGCAAAAAACACGGAATTTGGTAAAAAACATTATTTTGGAAATATCAAAAATCATCAAGATTTTGTAAAAAATGTGCCAATTCAAGATTATGAAAATATAAAACCCTATATTGATAGAATAAGGCAAGGAGAGTTGAACGTTCTTTGGCCTGGGAAACCAAAATATTGGGCGAAAACTTCGGGTACAACTTCTGGAGAAAAATATATCCCGATTTCTAGAGAATCAATTCCATATCATATTGAGGCGGCGAGGAATGCACTACTTTTTTATATTCAAAATAAAGGGAATGCCAATTTTGTGAACGGGAAAATGATTTTTTTACAAGGAAACCCCGAGCTTAAAGAAGAAAGAGGAATACAAGCCGGCCGACTTAGTGGAATCTCAGCACATTACGTTCCTTCATATCTGCAAAAAAATAGATTACCCAGCTGGGAAACCAATACAATTGAAAACTGGGAAGAAAAAGTTGACCGAATTGTGGATGAAACACACCAAGCTAATATGACGCTAATCAGCGGAATTCCACCGTGGATGATTATGTATTTTGAAAGACTCAGAAAAAAATCAAATCAAACACTCACAGAAATGTTTCCGCAGTTGCAATTAATCGTGACGGGCGGGGTTAACTACGATCCGTATCGTCAAAAAATAGATGCTTTGCTGGGAGAGAAAATCGATGTAATACAAACTTACCCAGCATCTGAAGGCTTTATCGCTTATCAAGATCAGCTAGATTCCGAGGATTTGCTGCTTTTGCTAAGCAAGGATATTTTCTATGAATTTATTCCAGTAGAAGAATATTTTGATGAAAAACCGACGCGGATTGGCATTGCCGAGGTTGAAAAAGACGTCAATTATGCTTTGATTTTAACGACAAAGGCTGGGCTTTTTGCCTACTCCATTGGCGATACGATTCGTTTCACGAGTTTGGAGCCTTACCGAATTCGTGTAACGGGGAGAATCAAACATTTTACTTCTGCTTTTGGCGAGCACGTGATTGGGCAAGAAGTTGAAACAGCAATAGCAGAAGTGCTAAAGAAAATGCCTGCCGAGATTAAAGAATTTCACGTCGCTCCACAGGTGAATCCGTTGGTTGGTTTACCCTACCACGAGTGGTTGGTAGAATTTGAAAAAGAGCCAGAAGATTTAGAAAAATTTAGTTTGCTATTGGATGAAGAAATGCGTCGGCTAAACACTTACTATGATGATTTAATTCATGGTAAAATTTTAAAGCCTTTAAAAATTTCAATCGTTCAGGCAGGGGGATTCCACGCTTACTTGAAATCTATCGGGAAACTCGGCGGGCAATTCAAGCCACCGCGGTTAGCTAATGATAGAAATTTTGCCGACGGATTAAGTTTATATATTAAATAAACAGATGATGCAAGAAATTTTAAACTTTCTTATAGAACCCTATCAGTCTTACGAGCCTTGGAAAATAGCTTTAGAGGTTTTAGCAACAATCATGGGGATTTCTAGCGTATTTTTTTCGATGAAAAGAAATATTTGGGTATTCCCGACAGGCATTATTTCTACGTTGATTTACATTTATTTACTTTTCAATTGGGGTTTATATGGCGATATGCTGATAAATTTCTACTACACAATGATGAGTATTTACGGTTGGTTTGTATGGTCAAAAAACACGCAAGACCAAGTGCATGTAGAAGTTGAGTATATGACCAAAAAAGAATGGTTTTTTGCCGTTTTACTTTTTTTGACAAGTGCCGTTTTGGTATTAGCGATTTATTACTTCCGCCCTGTGCTGAGCCAAAATTTTGACTTGACCAAAATGAATGAAGTGGGATTCCACTACCAATGGACCGACTATGTAGATACTTGCACCACAGGGATTTTCTTGGTAGGAATGTGGGTGATGGCGAGGAGGAAAGTTGAAAATTGGTTTTTTTGGATTTTGGGAGATCTAATTTCGGTGCCCTTATACCTCTATAAAGGTTTAGCGGTGACCTCCATTCAGTACCTTGTTTTCATGATTTTAGCTATCGCAGGTTTTGTAATGTGGAAGAAGTCTATGAAAGAATATCTAGGCTGAAATCAGAAGGGGGTTGTAAATAAAAATTTTTTAAGGCTTAAAAAAAAATACTAAAAATCTATACATTCTGTCGAGATGAAGACATCGTATTCTGAAAAGACCACAAACATAAAATCTTGGGCAGAAGATGACCGACCAAGAGAAAAATTAATGCTAAAAGGTAAATCCAGTTTGTCTGACGCCGAACTTCTAGCCATCATTATGGGCAGCGGGAATCGGGAAGAGACAGCGGTAGATTTGGCCAAAAGAATTCTGAGCAAATCAGAGAATAATTGGCACGAATTAGCCCAGAAAAGCATCAAAGAGCTTTGTGAATTCAAAGGCGTGGGAGAGGCTAAAGCCATCAGCATCATTACTGCTTTAGAAATCGGTCGGCGACGAGCTTTGCAACAGGCGTTGGAGAAGCCCATCATTAGTTCTAGCCAAGCTGCGGCAGGCATTATGCAACCCATCATCGGAGATTTGCCAACCGAGGAATTTTGGGTTTTATACTTAAACCAGTCCAACAAAGTTTTAAAGTATCAGAAAATCAGTTCTGGAGGGATTTCGCAGACTTTGGTCGACCAGCGATTGGTGTTCAAATATGCACTGGAATTAAACGCAACGGCACTTATTTTATCGCACAACCACCCGAGTGGGAAGCTAAAACCTAGTGAAGCTGATTTGAATTTGACTCAAAATATCAAAAAAGCAGGGGAAATCATGAATGTACAAGTTTTAGATCATTTAATCATCACTCAAACAGCGTATTTGAGTTTGGTGGATGAAGGAATTTTTTAAGGCTTTAAAAAAATTAAATAGTTTCTTTTTTTAAATAGTAGAAAAAATAAATTAAACTCAATAATCCGCTTAAAATCAATGCTGAAGTCGTGGCCCAAGCGGCCCCGATAAGACCATACCTAGGGATGGCATATAAATTTAATCCAATGTCTGCTAAAATCGTAATGAAGCCAGTGATGGTATTAAAGCGTGTTTTGCCAAAGGCGCTAATCATATTGGTGAGCGGGATACGAAATAATATACTGATACTGGCTCCGAGCATCAGGATTATAAAAATGGAATAAGGTTCATAGTCTTTGCCAAAGAAGCTTAAAATCCAATCGCCGAGGAAATAAGCAATGAGCATTCCTGCTGTGCAAATGATAAGAAAAAGAATGAAAAATTGTTGATAATAATTTTTGAGGAAATTTCTGTTTTTGAAGTTTTTTGCGATTTGCGGGAAATCTGTCTTCATAAAAATAATGGGCAAAATCAAAATATTGATGGGAATGAGCCCAGCCACGTTATATTCTGCCACGGCGGTGTCGCTCATCAAAAGTCCAATCAAAATGCTGTCTACGATGAAGACCGTTTCTGTCAGCACATTAGAAAAACTTGCCCAAACTGAGTAAGCCCAAAATGACTTGAGCGAAATATTATCGGAAATCTTTTTTCTCCATTGAGGCCAACCAAATTTGATGGCATAAAGAATGAATACGAAAATGGGAACTAAAACCAGCGAAAGTATATAACCAATTGCATTGAAAAGCAACGTCAAAACCAATGCACCAGCGAGTAGCAGCAGACTATTGACTAAATCAAACTGAGCAAATCTTTTGTTTAAATCGTGAATGCGCATCTCAACTGATTGATAACTAAAGAGGAATAAACTGACCATTCGAAAACAGAGAATCACTAAAAAAAGGTAAGTGGTAGCATTGTCTTTAGCAAAAAACCAAACGATGGGGAGCAAAAGAACCGCCATCATTAGCGAGAGCCCTAGCCCTTGAGTAAAGACATAGTGTGAGATTTCTTTTTTTTCTTGTGCTGATTTTACGATAGAACCGTAGCGAAGCAAGCCAGATGGCGAGCCTAAACCTACAAAAGGTGTGAAAAAAGCAACGATGGAAACCGCATAAGTGATTTGCCCGTAAACGGCTTTTTCAAAATAAAAAAGAATGCCCAATTTAATAACGAAAAGAATCAGTTTATTAAAAAGCGTAGCGGCGAAAACCCAAGTTCCGCTATTGGCATTGAATTTTTGAAGAAATTCAAAGGTTTTTTTTACTTGCATTCAGAAATCAAAGCTATAAAAAATTAGAATTTTTTTAAGCCTTTAAAAATTTTTCTTGATAAAATGTGATTTTTGAAATTTGAGAATTCGGAAAATGGAGGGGGATTTTAAAAAAAAGATAGAGTCTCAAACTCAAAACATTGGTGGGGTTAATAAAATTTCTTTTTATTATTAATAACTTTTATCATATCTTGGCACAAAATTATAAATTATGAATCTTTACGTTGCTTTAAAACACTTTCACAGCTATTGGGCTTTTATCGTAGTATTACTTTCATTAATTTTATTAGCAGCAACGCTGTATTATTTTTTCACCAAAAAACCCATTCACATTGGTTTGCGAAAAGTAAGTTTCTACACCGTTTTGTCATTTCATATTCAGTTCGTTTTTGGATTAGCCTTATATGTGTTTTCGCCTGTAGTTCAGAGCTCTTGGGCAGATGGAATTGCGATGCAAACGGGGCCGAGACTCCTAGCGCTGGAACACCCAGTGATGATGTTTACTGCAGTGATTTTGATGACAATAGCCAATGCAAAACTGAAAAAGAATAGTTACATAACAGGTTCAATTTTAGCCTTTGTTTTGCTAGCTACATTGTGTTTTTATATGATTCCTTGGACTCAGTGGATGGCGAATTTCTAAATTTTAACAATTAAAAATCTGATTTGGAACGTTTATCGCTAGCAGAATTAGTTAAAAGTTTAAGATATGAAATTTTTAAAATACTTTTCATTTTTCCTTGTACTAATTTTGGGAATTTATTCGTTTACAAAGCTAAATGACTTTCATACCTCTACTACAAAAGTTGAATATAATGAAGGAAATACAGCTTTGACTTTCACCTCTAAGTTTGTGACAGAAGATTTAGAAAAAGCGGTAGGCGTGAAGGTGAGTAATGAATCAAGCTTTAATAGCGCTGTGGAAACGTATTTGAGAAATCACTTCCAAGTGAAGGTAAATGGCGTTTCGAAATCGTATAATTATTTAAAAGCACAAACCTCGCCCAAAGCAACACGTATTTATTTTGAAATTCCTAGCCCTGGGCAGATTACCAGTATTGAGATTTTGAATTCGATGCTGGTGAATGAATTCCCTGAGCAGCAGAACTTTATTACTTTTTCAATCAGAGATAAAAGAGATTCTTTTGTAACGAAAAAAGGTTCCGTTTCGGGGAAAATTAATCTTTGACTTCAGAAATTAAGCGAGAATGAAAAGCACCATCACATTGGGGGATTTTTTTAAATCTAAATTTTTTAAGCCTTATAAAAAATCTTGAATTTATCGAGAAGTTATTCTTCATCAAAAGAAAGATTAAAAAAAATCTAAGAGTAAAGTTTTGGAAGCAAGTGCTGTAATTGAAAAAAATGACTATTGACACCAAACATCAACTTCATTCAGTTGTATGGTGGTAGAAACCTCCTTGTTGCTGGTATACCGAAACTCAATTTTGTAGGGGATTTCCAATTTTGGTAGGTTAATCCATGAGGTGACATCATATCGGTTGTCGTATTTACCAGGATTATTGATAAAGCTAGTAAAGTGTTTCTCTGGAATTTTCTTCAATATATTCTTCTCATTATCAGTAATGTATACGGATAAAGGTTGCCCGTTACTATAGGCATCAGCTAAACTGAATTTTAATTTGCAAGCTTGCAGTGAATCAGAAATTTCTGGAGTATACAGGCTGCTCACAACATCTACTGCAGGTTTGTTCCTCCCACCAAAAGCGGAGATATTTACGTAATGAAAATCTCTATAGTTTTTAGCTTCCCAAGTGCGGTAAGGGTTGGTAGAAGAAACTTCCCATGCTTTAGGGATTCCATTTTTGAAATTCTCAGAAATAATGACCGTTTGGGCTGGTACAAATTTGATGAAAAAAAATAAAAGGCTTAGAAAAATTATCTTATTGGCAAGTTTCATTTTCATTATCTTTTATTTGGATGTCATCAATTTGATAAGTCGTTGTTATATTTTTAGGATCAGCGGAGTACATAAAAATAATAGCGCCGTTCCCACTCAGTTTATTTAAATTAAATTCGCCCGAATCTACAAAATCAGAGGGGTAGTTATTTTTGGAATTTTTTGAGATATTAAATTCAGAAGTTATATCATTTTCTAACTTTAAATTCTTTAAATCAGAGAAATCATTGACCCAATAAACGCTCAATGCATCCCCGTTGTAAAAACCATCTTTGGTTTTGAATGAGAATGCATCTGCTTTATCAAAATTTACAGGAATGATAAAATAAGTTTTAATGGGCTTTGTCGCTTTATAGGCAGAGATTTGGATGTATTTATTCTGATTAAATTCTACAATTTGCCATTTTCTTTTTTCACCAGCGTAGTAGTTGATATACTTTTCAAAGTTTTCATTTTTACTCTCAAAGGATTGAAAATCTTCACTCAGACAAGAAAAATAGGTGTTGATATTTTTATCATTTTTATTGTTAGGTTCAATGGATGAGTCAAAATTAATATCGTTGAGACTCACCAATGTTAGTTGATACTCGCTATCCGTCAGCCCATTATTGTTGCTATCATAGGCGCTCAAAACAGCTTTTAAATTACCGACTCCCTTGGGTAAAGTTTCTTTAGAAAATTTAGCGTATTTGCTTGTCCTCACAGCAATTTTTCTTCCTTCGCTGTCTATTAAATAGCGATTGGTCGTCGCAAAAGAGCTTTTAGCATCATGGAAGCTTGCTTCTCCGCCATTTTGAAAGTAAACATTGTTTAACTGAATGTATTGATTTAAATTTTCTTTTTTTACTAAAGCCTTTATATTTTCAAAACTTTTCGCTTGGATTGGTTGAATTTTATCACAAGTTTTATCCACATGATTGTATAAAACGTTAGCTTCAATTTGCCCAGGATTTTTCTTTTGGTATAAGCCATCGCCCAAAGTTGGTATGCCATTGCTTAAACCCAAAGTCAAACCTTTAGCATTGACTAGAACTTTGCTACCCAATGGGAAGTCATTAAACAAATTAGCTTTATTGATACTGATTTTCAAGCCTTTAGTTGGGTTTTCCCGTTGGTCTTGAATGATTAATTCTTTGTAAAAGTTCCCAGTTTCATCGCTAGAAACAACAAAACCTTCTATGACTAATTCTTCTTCAATGGTAATGGGATCTGTCGATATTTTTTTCAATAAATCATCGATTTGGGTATTAGTTGCCCAAAGTTCTTGACAATTTAAATTTGGAATATCGAATTTATCATCTTGAACACAAGCTGAGAAATAAAATGAGATGAGTGATAGTAATATGAATTTTTTCATAATTTTTGTAATTTAAAATCTTAAAAAGACATTTAAAAAGTAATTTAAACCTTGATTATACCAATATTTATTACCAAAGACTTTTGAGTAATTCTCATTCGCAGCAGCTTCGTA includes:
- a CDS encoding choice-of-anchor J domain-containing protein is translated as MKMKLANKIIFLSLLFFFIKFVPAQTVIISENFKNGIPKAWEVSSTNPYRTWEAKNYRDFHYVNISAFGGRNKPAVDVVSSLYTPEISDSLQACKLKFSLADAYSNGQPLSVYITDNEKNILKKIPEKHFTSFINNPGKYDNRYDVTSWINLPKLEIPYKIEFRYTSNKEVSTTIQLNEVDVWCQ
- the radC gene encoding RadC family protein, whose product is MKTSYSEKTTNIKSWAEDDRPREKLMLKGKSSLSDAELLAIIMGSGNREETAVDLAKRILSKSENNWHELAQKSIKELCEFKGVGEAKAISIITALEIGRRRALQQALEKPIISSSQAAAGIMQPIIGDLPTEEFWVLYLNQSNKVLKYQKISSGGISQTLVDQRLVFKYALELNATALILSHNHPSGKLKPSEADLNLTQNIKKAGEIMNVQVLDHLIITQTAYLSLVDEGIF
- a CDS encoding DUF6702 family protein; amino-acid sequence: MKFLKYFSFFLVLILGIYSFTKLNDFHTSTTKVEYNEGNTALTFTSKFVTEDLEKAVGVKVSNESSFNSAVETYLRNHFQVKVNGVSKSYNYLKAQTSPKATRIYFEIPSPGQITSIEILNSMLVNEFPEQQNFITFSIRDKRDSFVTKKGSVSGKINL
- a CDS encoding GH3 auxin-responsive promoter family protein, with protein sequence MLKKFIAKIFARYIVLQEKKWMAHPVEAQEKVFAEIIRKAKNTEFGKKHYFGNIKNHQDFVKNVPIQDYENIKPYIDRIRQGELNVLWPGKPKYWAKTSGTTSGEKYIPISRESIPYHIEAARNALLFYIQNKGNANFVNGKMIFLQGNPELKEERGIQAGRLSGISAHYVPSYLQKNRLPSWETNTIENWEEKVDRIVDETHQANMTLISGIPPWMIMYFERLRKKSNQTLTEMFPQLQLIVTGGVNYDPYRQKIDALLGEKIDVIQTYPASEGFIAYQDQLDSEDLLLLLSKDIFYEFIPVEEYFDEKPTRIGIAEVEKDVNYALILTTKAGLFAYSIGDTIRFTSLEPYRIRVTGRIKHFTSAFGEHVIGQEVETAIAEVLKKMPAEIKEFHVAPQVNPLVGLPYHEWLVEFEKEPEDLEKFSLLLDEEMRRLNTYYDDLIHGKILKPLKISIVQAGGFHAYLKSIGKLGGQFKPPRLANDRNFADGLSLYIK
- the pnuC gene encoding nicotinamide riboside transporter PnuC, producing the protein MMQEILNFLIEPYQSYEPWKIALEVLATIMGISSVFFSMKRNIWVFPTGIISTLIYIYLLFNWGLYGDMLINFYYTMMSIYGWFVWSKNTQDQVHVEVEYMTKKEWFFAVLLFLTSAVLVLAIYYFRPVLSQNFDLTKMNEVGFHYQWTDYVDTCTTGIFLVGMWVMARRKVENWFFWILGDLISVPLYLYKGLAVTSIQYLVFMILAIAGFVMWKKSMKEYLG
- a CDS encoding DUF5689 domain-containing protein, coding for MKKFILLSLISFYFSACVQDDKFDIPNLNCQELWATNTQIDDLLKKISTDPITIEEELVIEGFVVSSDETGNFYKELIIQDQRENPTKGLKISINKANLFNDFPLGSKVLVNAKGLTLGLSNGIPTLGDGLYQKKNPGQIEANVLYNHVDKTCDKIQPIQAKSFENIKALVKKENLNQYIQLNNVYFQNGGEASFHDAKSSFATTNRYLIDSEGRKIAVRTSKYAKFSKETLPKGVGNLKAVLSAYDSNNNGLTDSEYQLTLVSLNDINFDSSIEPNNKNDKNINTYFSCLSEDFQSFESKNENFEKYINYYAGEKRKWQIVEFNQNKYIQISAYKATKPIKTYFIIPVNFDKADAFSFKTKDGFYNGDALSVYWVNDFSDLKNLKLENDITSEFNISKNSKNNYPSDFVDSGEFNLNKLSGNGAIIFMYSADPKNITTTYQIDDIQIKDNENETCQ
- a CDS encoding oligosaccharide flippase family protein; translation: MQVKKTFEFLQKFNANSGTWVFAATLFNKLILFVIKLGILFYFEKAVYGQITYAVSIVAFFTPFVGLGSPSGLLRYGSIVKSAQEKKEISHYVFTQGLGLSLMMAVLLLPIVWFFAKDNATTYLFLVILCFRMVSLFLFSYQSVEMRIHDLNKRFAQFDLVNSLLLLAGALVLTLLFNAIGYILSLVLVPIFVFILYAIKFGWPQWRKKISDNISLKSFWAYSVWASFSNVLTETVFIVDSILIGLLMSDTAVAEYNVAGLIPINILILPIIFMKTDFPQIAKNFKNRNFLKNYYQQFFILFLIICTAGMLIAYFLGDWILSFFGKDYEPYSIFIILMLGASISILFRIPLTNMISAFGKTRFNTITGFITILADIGLNLYAIPRYGLIGAAWATTSALILSGLLSLIYFFYYLKKETI
- a CDS encoding M23 family metallopeptidase, whose protein sequence is MEKRNQKRLDKKMLSHYQLQLLDDEDKRSVFLIKLTPLNSLLFFTFFMILITTLIFLGLKYSPLKEYFISPTIENQAAYKNQLLKLNERILELENNLEANELYIKSIQAVVSGNIKAEKVDSLVVNKFHLNPDSELFKPSEEDSLFRIQIEKEEMEAMKASKNTVPDAKYFTPVKGFVTGKFDLTEKHLAVDISAGEGDVIKSIADGDVLFSNWTPDAGYTLIIRHANDIISMYKHCAKVYKKQGDMVKKGEAIAQVGNTGELTTGPHLHFELWVQGKAVDPEEYIDF